The Acidithiobacillus thiooxidans ATCC 19377 DNA window GGCTGGATGTAGGCGAGGGCGGCTTCGGCCGCCATTTTTTTGAGAGCATCTGCATTCATTGCCTGTTTTCCTTGTTAGTCTGAAAAAATAATCGTTGTATAAAAGCTTCCGTCAGTGCTGCTGCCGAGGCTGGATTCTGACCACTCAGAATTTGCGCATCATCGACCACATGGCTTTGCCAGGATTCTCCGACACTAACGAGGAATCCCGCATTTCTCAAGTGCTCTTCCAGAGTATAAGGCCAGCGGCCGGCCAGCGCAGTAGCGGCTTCTTCAGCGGCACTGAAGCAGGTGACCGGATTGCCGGAAAAGGGCGGGTCGCTGTGATCGTGCGCAGTCGCCAATAAGGCAGCGCTCCCGTGGCATAAGGTCGCCAATACCTTGTGATGATCACGGCAATGCTGGAGAAGGCGTGCAACATCGACAGACTTTGCTAAATCCATGAGAGGACCATTTCCGCCCGGAATAAATACTCCCTGCATAAGATCCAGCTGCCCGGCCTGCAGACTTTGCAGGGAAACAGGATGCTCCAGTTCGGGTATGCAGGTGATCTGCTTCGCCAGTTCGCTGGCTTTTTGCGAGTCATGGTTGAGATTGGCAGGATCCAGACTTTCCGGATCTACTATGGGGATACTGCCGTCTAGCGTACCAATAGACAAAGTCCAGCCAGAGTTTTTCAGCAGATTCCACGGAACGACCAATTCTTCGGCCCAGAAGCCAGTGGGTACCCCGGTGCCATCCCGGAGTTGCAAAACCCGGGCGCTACTGAGCAGAAATAGAATATAGGGCTGCTGGTTCATGAGAAAAGTGTAACACAAAAGTCTGCTGAAACAATAAAAATATATGTAAGGTTAATCTTGTATTTTTATAATATACAGTCGTAAATCAGGCCATTTTAAATATTAATAAAAATATAATAATATATTATTTTTTAGATTATCTTGTTGATACATTCTAAATCTATTCAATGCGAGAGAAGAAATTATAAGCGGTTTAATACAACATTAAACATTGAAGTAATGTTTTTTAAATTTTAATTTTCGCAATAACAAAATGATTGTTATTGATTTTTTGTAATATAACAAAATAAGAGTATTATTATATTCGTAATAAAAAATTAAATATATTCATAGCACTAATGAGACTTTTATTAACCCAAAAATATTTGTGGGGATGTTCTATTGATTTGCAGGCTTCTCTGCACTACTTTTACACCCGAGATTCGAATTAGCATAAAAAGTATAAGTTTGTATTGTTTTAATCAAAGCTGATTGGATAGTAACCGCTATCTTGTTTTATTGCGGATCATTTGTTGTCCGCCAGGGGGAAATACATAATGGATTTAAATTGGAGGAACTGGCTGAAAAAGGGGTGGCGCGCTGCGGCGTTGGCTCCCGTTTTGTTGCTGGGTGGTTGCGCACATAACCCTTTCTGGATATTCGATCCCAAGGGGGTCATGGCCAAAACCGATTTGTTTTACATGATCGTGGATGTACTGATCATGGGTGCGATTGTCGGACTGACAGCCTTGCTGGTGGTCTGGTTCATGTGGCGTTATCAGAAAGGCAAGAACCGGGGCATGTATGATCCGCACTGGTCTCATTCCAACACTATTGAAGTGTTTGTCTGGGGTATCCCAATCATTGCCGTCGGATTTCTGTCCTACTTTGCCGTCAGGGGAACTTTCGAAATCAACCCTTATAATCCGACGGTCATCACCCACCATATGAAGCCTAATGGGGACCCGGTGGAAGTGGATGTCATTGCTACGGATTGGCAGTGGTTATTTGTTTATCCGCAATATCACATGGCGGTAGCCAACGAGCTGGTTCTGCCGGTACACACTCCAGTTTTCTTTCGTCTGACTTCCAGTGCCGTGACCACAACCTTCTTCATTCCCCAGCTGGTCGGCATGATTGACGTAATGCCCGGTATGCGTACCAAAAATGCTTTGTTAAGTGATCATGCAGGTGAATATCAAGGTATTGCTTCTGACTATGCCGGTGCAGGTACTTCCTGGATGACTTTTAAAACCAAGATGGTTGACAAGGCAGACTTTGCGCAATGGGTGCAAAAAGTGCAGCAGGCCCCTGGCAGCATGACCTATGCCAGCTTTAACCGTTTCGCGGAGCCTTTCATTAATGTCAATCACCACTTGGTTTACTTCTCTTCAGTGGAGCCGGGTCTGTTTGATCATGTCATGACTGAAGTGATGCGCGGAAAAACCTGGCCAATCCCGCCGATGATGACGGAAAACATGGTTGACTACATGAAAAAGCAAGCCGCTGAACATCGCGATTAATCGGAGGATCATCACATGCTCGTAGATTTACCTGGGGGCTGGAGCCCTCTTCTGGGGCGTCTCGCCTGGTCGCAGATTCCCTATGCCAATCCGATTCTGGCACCGCTCTTCGTAGCGGTGGTCATCGGGGCCATTGCCATCATTGGTCTGATTACCTATTACGGTAAATGGACTTATCTCTGGAAAGAATGGTTGACTACGGTTGATCATAAGAAACTCGGTGTCATGTACATCATCATCGGTCTGGTGATGCTGTTTCGGGGCTTCATCGATGGTTTGATGATTCGTACCCAGCAGGTCTGGGCCGTGGGTCCACATTCTTCCGGGGTGTTCGGATCTCTGCATGGTTATCTGACCCCTTTTCACTTTGGTCAGGTTTATAGTGCCCACGGTCTGATCATGATTTTGCTGGCAGCAACCCCGTTGCTGGTTGGCTTCATGAACATTATCGTGCCGATCCAGGTTGGTGCCCGGGATATGGCTTATCCCTACCTGAATGCCCTGGGATTATGGATTACCGCTGCGGCTGCGGCGTTGATCATGATTTCCCTGTTTGTGGGGGATTTTGCCCACAACGGCTGGTTTGAATATGCGCCGATTTTTGAAATGCAGTACAGTCCGGGTGTGGGTGTGGATTACTGGATCTGGACCCTGCAACTGGTGGCTTTGGGTACGACCCTGGGCGGTATCAACATTCTCGCCACAATCATTAAAATGCGGGCTCCCGGCATGACCTGGGGCAAGTTGCCGATTTTTGTCTGGGCCTCACTGTCGGCCAACGTCATTGCTTTGACTTCTTTCCCGGCCCTGCAGATTGCCTTGGCTCTGGTTGCTGCCGATCGCTATCTGGGTGCGCATTTCTTCACGGCCGGTATGGGCGGCAATTTGATGCTCTATACCAACCTGTTCTGGATCTGGGGTCACCCGGAAGTGTATTTCGTAATCTTGCCGGCTTTCGGCATGATGTCGGAAATTTTCCCGACTTTCTCTGAAAAACCCCTGTTTGGTTATATCACCATGGTGCTGGCCAGTATGGCGATTGCCGGGGTGTCCTGGCTGGTCTGGCTACATCATTTTTTCACCATGGGTGCAGGCCCCTATGTCAATTCGGCTTTCAGTGTGGCCACCATGCTGGTAGGCATTCCTACCGGGGTGAAGGTGTTCAACTGGGCATTTACCATGTACCGGGGGCGCCTGACCTTCAACGCTGCCATGCTCTGGGCGATTGGCGCGCTGTTTCTGCTGCTGATCGGGGGCTTGACCGGCATGATGCTGGCCATTCCTGCCATCAACTACATGGTTCATAACAGCGTGTTTGTGGTTGCACATTTTCACTCCATGTTGCTGGTTATCGTCTACGCCATTTTTGGCTCTGTTCTGTACTGGTTTCCAAAAGTGTTCGGTTTCAAGCTGGATGAGTTCTGGGCGAAAACCATGTTCTGGTTGTTCTCCGCTGGCACGGCACTGGTATTCGTGCCCATGTACATGCTCGGCTTCATGGGCATGACCCGGCGTCTGGAATATGTATTCAATACCGGATGGCAGCCTTATCTGGACGTCATGGAACTCGGCATTGTCGTTTATACCCTGTCGGTATTGGCCTTTTTCATCCTGCTTTATGTCAGCGTACGGGATCATGCGAAAAATCGTGTGGGTGCGGACGCCTGGGGAACCTCACGTTCCTTGGAGTGGCTGACCCATTCTCCCGTGCCGTTTTACAACTTTGCAGTGCTTCCCCATATCAATGAACGGGACGAAGTGGCATGGCGCCGGCAGCATGGTATCGACAACGTCCGTCCTGAACATTACGAAGACATTCACATGCCCAACAACACGGGTGTGGCCATCATTATGGGCGGCCTGACTTTCGTGCTCGGTTTCGCGCTGACCTGGCGCATCTGGTGGCTCTGTCTTGTGTCTTTGCTGGCCATCATCGGGTTGATGATTATCCGTTCATTCAGGGGAGACCCCGGCTACATCATCACCGGTGCCGAGTTGCAGCGGATGGAAGAAGAGGCCTATCGCCGTGAGGCGCAAATTGCCGACAGTCATCACAGCCATCCCGTCAGCGGTGGGGTAGTGGGTAATGCCATGGCCTATCAGCGCAACGATTCGTCGAAATAAGCGGTTCTAAATTCGACAGAATGGCTTCAGTGCGCAGGCGGCATTCAGCACAACGGACGTCTGCGCTACTCACGAATTGAGGAGTTTTAATTATGAGTTCACATGCCAGTACGGTTGATCCCAAAAAAGCGGAATTGTGGGATACCCATCATCATTCCCATGATGTGATTTCCACCCGCACCCTGGGATATTTTTTGTACCTGCTCAGCGACGGTATGTTGTTCGCGACATTGTTTGCCGCTTATGGGGTGCTGAGTTATCAACATAGTTATTTCGGTGGGCCGACCCCTGCTGAATTCGTCAAACCCTGGTACACCTTTGCCCAGACCATCGCCCTGTTTTTGAGTGTTCTGGCTTATGGTTTCGGTATGAATGCCCTGAAGCACAAAAACAAGAGCGGCTTGATCAACGGTATGCTGGCAGCTTTTGTGCTGGGTGTGGTTTTCCTGGTTCTGGATATTCGTGACATGAGTCATCTGTATTCCATGGGTATTACCCTTGCCAGCAGCGGCGGCATGTCGGCATTCATGGTGCTGACTCAGGTGCACGCGACCCATATTTTCTTCGGCTTGATCTGGATTCTGGTGATGATTGCTCAGGTGATGACCAAGGGCTTTACCGAGGAAACGGTGGGTCGTCTGCTCACCCTGCGGATGTTCTGGCATTTGCAGGCGGTGATCTGGGTTTTTGTTTATATCTTTGTCTACTTGTGGGGATACATATCATGAGTCACGGTGCCGCAGATCCGACCATGCATCCGGAAGTGCAACTGTCCACTTCCAAGGGCTACTTTCTGGGTTTTGCCATTTCGGCTTTCCTGATGTTGGTGGCAACTTTTCTGGTGACCTCTCATTCGGTTCCACCTTTCGGTTTGTTGATGGTGATTTCAGTGTGTGCGGGAATTGCCGTGATTGCCCAGATTTATTTCCTGCTGCATATCGATATTTCCGAGCACAATATCTGGAATACGGTGGCCCTGGTCCTGTTTATTCCTCTGTTCCTGATTACCATCGGACTGACCTGGTGGATGTTCTCACAGCTGTATCTGCGGACCATGGATATGTCAGTGATGTCATCGGCCATGCAACCTGCCGTGCACGCATCAGCCACTCCCGGAATGGCAGCCATGCCGGGTATGAACGCTCATTCGGATTCAGGTAACTAAGGAGCACGAGAATGGCTACGTCCCTGGGAGCAAAGCCCGCAGTAGTTTCGGATACAACACTTCCCCACGCCATAGAAGGGGAGATGACGCCGGCGGTGCGCATGATTGGCCGGATCATCACGGCCGGTCTGCTGCTGGCGGTGGCGGCAGGTCTCTGGCAGGGTTTCAGCAGTCACGGACTGCTGAATGGCCTGGTCAACGGCCTCAAGGCCAGCGAAGTCGGCTTTGCCATGGTCCTGATCCTGCTCGGCAGCATCGTCGAAGGCTTCGGTTATGGCCTGTCTCTGGGGACCAAGTGGCCCTACACCCGCAATATTGTTGTGCTGATGGTCCGGGGTGACCCGGAAGCCGCCCATCGGGTCGTCGCCACCCTGGTCGGACTGGTTGCCCTGGCACTGGTCATTCTCGCCCCCACGGTCACCACCATCAGTGGTCTGATTCTGATTGTCGTGACCGCCCTGTTTGGCATGGGCACCCTCTACGTGCTCGCCGGTCGGGCCCCGGCTTTTGTGCACGGCACCCATGGCCTGCTGGCTTATGGCGTGTTCCTGGTTTACCTCACCGGGCTGGCCTACCCCGGTCTCAATTTCTGGACTTATCTCGGTGCCATGGGCGCGCTCCATGCCCTGCTGCTCGCGGTCTTTCTGGGGGGCATGACCACCGGACAACGCGGCTTCGGCACCGCGATCGGCGCCTTCGTACAACCCCGGAAAGCCTCGCAGTGGACCATTGCCGCCCACATCACGGCGGGCCTCATTCTGGTCGCCACTCTGGGCTACATGATGCCCGCCTACCCGATTGCCTTCTATCTGGCTGTCGGGCAGTTCGCGGTTGGATTTTTACTTTTTCACGCCGTCAGCCTCAAACCCAAAGACCCCGGCATCATGGTCGCCTTTCACCAGAGCATGGTACTGCTCATGGCCCTGGCCATTGTCCTGGTCTGGCGCTGAGACACGGCTACAGGAACCCGCATGAAAAGTCACGTGATCACCGCTACCCCCAGCGACCCCGACGGCCTTCTGTCGGCCGCAGGAACAGAAGCCGCCCGCCACCAGAATTTTCGCCCCGGCCTCTTTCTCCATGACCTCTGGGTCCTGGCCAAAGCCCGGGTCGTCTCCCTGCTGGTCTTCACCGCCGCCGTCGGCGAAATACTCGCCCCCAACGCCCTGATCCACTGGCAGTCCGCTCTCGCCGGACTGTTCGGCATTGCCCTGGCCGGTGGTGCGGGCGGCGTGCTCAACCAGATCGTCGAACCGGACCTCGACCAGCACATGCGCCGCACCCTGCACCGGCCGCTGGCCGAAGGCCGCATCAGCCGCCGGGGCGCCATCGTCTACGCCGTTCTGCTCATGACCGCCGCCATTGCCATTCTCGCCTGGGGCACCAACCCCCTGACCCTGATTCTGACCCTGGCCGGCACCGTGGGCTACGGCGTGGTCTACACTCTCTACCTCAAACCCAGCACCCCCTGGAACATCGTCTGGGGTGGGCTGGCGGGTGCCCTGCCCCCCCTGATTGGCTGGACCGCCATCACCGGCAGCATCGCTGCCCTCCCGGTGGTTCTGGTCCTGCTGGTGTTTGTCTGGACCCCCGCGCACTTCTGGCCCCTGGCCATCAACTGCCGGCGCGACTACGCCAAAGCCTGCATACCCATGCTGCCCTGCACCCACGGCATCGACCGGACCCGCAAGGAAGTCCTGAACTACGCCATCCTCACCTGGGTAGTCAGCATGATCCCGGCGTTTCTGACCGGAGACTGGATTTATGGTGGCATTGCCTGGCTCTCGGGCGCCTGGTTTGTGGGCATGGCCTTGCGCCTGAAAGCCCTGCCCGAAGGCCAGGAAATGGATCAATACGCCCGCAGCATGTTCGCTTATTCCATCTCTTATCTGTTTTTGCTTTATACTGCCCTGATCCTTGGTAAACTAGTGATGGGTTATGGCTTCTTCTGAAAAACGCCGTGGACGGGTGAAAGGCCCGTCCATGAGTCCGCAGGAAAAACGGGCTGTCAGTGGCCTGAGCTTTATTTATGTCGCGCGCATGCTCGGCCTGTTTATGCTCATGCCAGTGCTGGCCCTCGATAATGACCAGTTACGATACAGTACGCCCCTGTTGCTGGGTCTGGCTATTGGAGTTTACGGGCTTGCCCAGGCTGCTTTGCAATTTCCTTTCGGGGCAGCCTCCGACCGCTTTGGACGGAAAAAGGTGCTGGTTTTCGGCATCATCCTTTTTATTCTGGGCTCATTGCTGGGCGCAGTGACCCACAATATTTATGGCATTATTCTGGCGCGGTTACTGCAAGGTGCCGGTGCCGTGTCTTCGGTGCTTCTGGCTACGGCTGGAGACCTGACCGGCGATCAGCATCGTACCAAAGCCATGGCGGCCATTGGTGGCAGTATTGCTGTTGCCTATGTGCTGGGTATTGCTATCGGTCCGGTATTTTACGGACTTTGGGGTTTGACCGGGGTGTTCCTGGTAGCGGCGGCACTGGGAGTGCTGGCGCTATATCCGCTCTGGAAAATTATTCCACCTATTGCGCACGCGCAGCAGAATCGTATGGGTAGCTGGGCGGATGCCATGAAAATGTTCCGCCATCCACCGGTACTCACGGCCAGTGTTGGAATTTTCATTTTGCAGATGGTTCTGGGTGCGAGCTTTGTGGTGCTTTCTCCAGAACTGGTCAATGCCATGCACATTCCCGAAAGTGGCATCTGGGAAGTGTATTTGCCGGTCATGCTGCTTTCGGTGCTGCTCATGCTGTTTCCGGTAATTTATGCGGAAAAAAACAAGCAACACGGGCAGATGCTGATTGTCAGCGGTCTCGCCATTGCGGTTGGAGCCCTGATTATGGGACTGGAATCCGGAAATTTTTGGCCCGTAGGTATTGGCGCGGTTATTTTCTTTGCCGGCTATAATATTGCTTCGGCAATATTGCCTTCGATGATGAGCCGCAGCACCCTTCCCGAACAGCGTGGTGCCTCCAGTGGCGTGTATTCCATGATGCAGTTTCTGGGTATTTTTGTGGGCGGGGTGTTGGGAGGATGGGGTCTTGGCCTCGCGGGAGATCAAGGCGTGTTTTACATTCTCACCGCAGTGGGTATTATTCTGGCGATTCAGAGCTGGAATGGTAAACGCATGGCCTTATTACTTGCTCCGGATAGTCATTCCTGAACTTTCCCAAGCACAGTTTTTAGCCGCCTATCAGCAATGCCAGCGCCCCGAAACCGATGCAGTAAATTCCGAAGGGGCGCAAGGCGGTAACTTCGTGTTTGTGGAAGTAATGCATCAGAAACCAGACTGAACCCCAGGCACAAAGTCCAGCGAGGGCCCCTGCCAGGAAAATGGTTCCCAACAAGCCGCTGTGCATGTGGGCGTGAAAAAGTTTGGGTACTTCCAACGCACCGGCAGCCGCAATAATCGGTGTTGCCAGTAAAAAGGAAAAACGGGCAGAGTTTTCATAATCCAGTCCTACGCCAATCCCGGCCACCAGAGTGGCACCTGAACGGGAAAACCCGGGAATCAGAGCCATGGATTGAGCAAAGCCAATAATGATGGCGCGCATCCAGCTTAGGTTATCCAGTGAATGACTGGGATGACGGGAGCGTAATCGGTCACCCCAGATCAGCATGATTCCGTTTGCCATCAATGCAACGGCCGCAAAAGTGAAACCGCCAAAAAGATAGCGGATTTTATGGGCGAGAAGGAGGCCGAGAAGACCCGCAGGAATGGAAGCAACGAATAGTATCCACAATAATCGCGATTGGGGATTGCTGGGCTTGCCCCGCGCCCGTACAAAGCCACCAATCAGGGCTGCCCAGTCTTTCCAGAAAAACAGCAGGAGAGCGGCGGCGGTGGCAAGATGCAGGACCACCACAAAAGGCAAAAACCAGTCCGCGTCGCGATTGATGGGCCAGTGCAGCAGGGCCGGAACGAGAATAATGTGCCCGAGGCTGGAGATGGGAAACAGCTCGGTAACCCCTTGCAGCATGGCCAGCAACAACAGGTAGATATGATGGATCACGATAGGATGCTCTTAGGCTGGTTTTTATTCGTAGCGTACGGCGAGAATGGTGTACTCGCGGGCACCTGCAGGGGCGCGCACTTCTACCAGATCGCCTTCGTGTTTACCAATCAGGGCGCGGGCAATGGGCGAACTGATGGAAATTTTATTTTCCTTAATGTCCGCTTCGGCATCTCCTACAATCTGATAAGTTACTTCCTTGCCTTCTGCGTCTTCCAGCTCGACAGTTGCAGCAAATACAATTTTTCCACCGGTATTCAGCGTCTTGGGGTCTATGACCTGGGCGCGGGAGAGAAAATCCTCCACCTCACGAATGCGTCCTTCAATAAACGCCTGCTGTTCCTTGGCGGCGTCATATTCGGCATTTTCCGAAAGGTCGCCCTTGGCACGGGCTTCGGCAATAGCCTCAATGACGGCGGGCCGTTCTACGGATTTCAGCCGTTGTAATTCTTCGCGCAAACGTTGTGCGCCGATGACAGTCATGGGGACTTTATCGCTCATGTTAACCTCTCGTACTGGTTAGTTTTGTTGCAAATCCTGGAGACGAAGAACACTGCGCTCTTCCCGCATCAGGGCACGAATAGCTTCCGCCCCCGCAATGGCACCTGCCAGAGTGGTGTAATAGGTCAGGCCCATTTGTAAGGCAGCCCGGCGGATACTGAAGGAATCACGCACAGACTGACGCTCATCCACGGTATTAATGATGATTTGTACTTTACCATTTTTGATGGCATCTACAATGTGCGGCCGACCTTCGGTCACCTTGTTGACTGTGCTTACTTCCAGACCCTGCTGGCGGAGGTGTTCGGCCGTCCCTTTGGTGGCGATCAGTTGAAAACCCAGGTGGGCCAAGGTGCGAGCAGCAGGGGTGAGTTTGACTTTGTCGGCATCGCGGACGCTGATAAATACGGTTCCGGAGGATGGAAAATGCTCACCGGCACCCATTTGCGCCTTGAGAAAAGCCTCACCAAAGCTGGCCCCGATGCCCATGACCTCGCCGGTAGATTTCATTTCGGGCCCTAGCAAAATATCGACGCCCGGGAATTTGATGAAAGGAAATACGGCTTCCTTGACGCTGAAATGCGGAGGATTGGGGATTTCGGGTATGCCTTGGGTTTTCAGGCTCTGGCCGGTCATGCAGCGTGAGGCAATTTTAGCCAGTTGCCAGCCCGTGGCCTTCGAGACAAATGGCACGGTCCGGGATGCGCGGGGATTAACTTCAAGGACGTAAATCCGGTCTTCCTGCACGGCAAACTGGCAGTTCATGAGGCCAACCACACCCAAAGCCAGAGCCAGTTCCACGGTTTGCCGCCGCAATTCAATCTGGATGTTTTCAGGGAGAGAGTAGGGCGGCAAACAGCAGGCCGAGTCGCCGCTATGAACGCCAGCCTGCTCAATATGTTCCATGATCCCTGCAACAATGACCTGGCCATCCTGGTCGGCAACGGCATCGATGTCCACTTCCAGAGCATCATTGAGAAAGCGGTCCAGGAGAATGGGCTGATCGTTGGAAATACGGACGGCTTCTTCCATGTAACGCTGCAGGTCTGCTTCAGCGTAAACAATACGCATGGCCCGGCCACCCAGTACATAGGAGGGACGAACAACCAGCGGATAACCCAGTTCCCTGGCTTTGCTCAATGCTTCCGGGGCGCTGCGGGCAATGGCGTTTTCCGGCTGGCGGAGACCCAGGCGCTGCAGCAGTTGCTGAAAGCGTTCGCGATCTTCAGCCAGATCAATGGAATCCGGAGTCGTACCGATGATGGGTACGCCGGCTGCTTCAAGATCGTTGGCCAGTTTGAGAGGGGTCTGGCCGCCAAACTGAACAATGACGCCCTGAGGTTTTTCCACTGCGACAATTTCCAGCACGTCTTCCAGGGTCAGGGGCTCAAAATAAAGGCGATCGGAAGTGTCATAATCGGTAGACACGGTTTCCGGATTGCAGTTGACCATAATGGTTTCAAAACCATCGGCATGGAGTGCCATGCTGGCATGGACGCAACAGTAGTCAAACTCAATACCCTGACCAATGCGATTGGGACCACCGCCCAAAATCATGATTTTGGGTTTGCTTCCAGGCTCCGCCTCACATTCCATTTCATAAGTGGAGTAAAGATAGGGCGTTGGCGAATGAAATTCTGCCGCACAGGTATCTACGCGCTTGTAAACGGGGCGAATGCCCAGTTTGTGGCGCTGTTCGCGCATTTGGGATTCACGGCAGCCCAGTAGTCGGGCCAGGCGACGATCCGAAAAACCCATGGCCTTGAGTGCCCGCAAGTGGGGTGCATCGAGGCTCGCCAGAGGCATTCCACGCAGTTTTTCTTCCTGTTGCACCAGCTCAATAATCTGTTCAAGAAACCAGGGATCTATATGTGTGATCTGCTGGATTTTGTCCTGATCCCAGCCCCGGCGGATGGCGTCGGCCAGGTACCAGAGGCGATCCGGACCGGCTATGCGCAGCTCCTGCTCGAGCTTCTGCAAGGTCTCTGGATCATTGCCCGGCAGTTTTTCATCCAGTCCATCGACCCCGGTTTCGAGGCCGCGCAGGGCTTTTTGCAGGGATTCCTGAAAACTCCGGCCAATGGCCATCACTTCCCCCACAGATTTCATCTGGGTGGTCAGGTGCGCGTCGGCTTCCGGGAATTTTTCGAAAGCAAAGCGGGGTATTTTGGTGACTACATAGTCGATGGTCGGTTCAAAACTGGCAGGAGTGGCCTGGGTGATATCATTGCGCAATTCGTCCAGGGTGTATCCCAGGGCCAGCTTGGCCGCAATTTTGGCAATGGGGAAGCCGGTAGCCTTGGATGCCAGGGCGGAGGAGCGGGAAACGCGCGGATTCATTTCGATGATAATCAGGCGACCATCCACCGGATTCACCGCAAACTGGACATTGGAACCGCCGGTGTCCACGCCAATGCGGCGCAGGACAGCTATGGAGGCGTCACGCATGCGCTGATATTCACGGTCAGTCAGGGTCTGGGCGGGGGCTACGGTAATAGAGTCACCGGTATGAATCCCCATGGGATCCATGTTTTCGATAGAGCAGACAATAATACAATTATCTGCTTGATCCCGGACCACCTCCATTTCAAATTCTTTCCAGCCAATTATGGATTCTTCAATAAGAATTTCGTGGGTAGGGCTGGCCTCCAGACCCCGCGAGGCAATATCCTCAAACTCCTCGCGATTGTAGGCAATGCCGCCACCCGTGCCGCCGAGAGTGAACGAAGGTCGAATAATGACCGGAAAACCAATATCTTCGGCAATTTGGCGGGCTCCGTCCATATCGTGCCCAAAAGCCGAACGCGCCACTTCCAGACCAATTTCCTGCATGGCTTTTTTGAACAGCCCCCGATCCTCGGCTTCGCGAATGGCTTCTACCGAGGCCCCGATCAGGCGCACTCCGAACTTTTCCAGAATACCTTCACGGTGCAGATCCAGCGCACAATTCAGAGCAGTCTGGCCACCCATCGTCGGCAAAATGGCATCCGGGCGCTCCATTTCGATGATGCGCGCTACTGTTTGCCACTCCACAGGCTCAATATAGGTCGCATCAGCCGTTTGCGCGTCGGTCATGATGGTCGCCGGATTGGAATTGACCAGAATGACGCG harbors:
- a CDS encoding MFS transporter translates to MSPQEKRAVSGLSFIYVARMLGLFMLMPVLALDNDQLRYSTPLLLGLAIGVYGLAQAALQFPFGAASDRFGRKKVLVFGIILFILGSLLGAVTHNIYGIILARLLQGAGAVSSVLLATAGDLTGDQHRTKAMAAIGGSIAVAYVLGIAIGPVFYGLWGLTGVFLVAAALGVLALYPLWKIIPPIAHAQQNRMGSWADAMKMFRHPPVLTASVGIFILQMVLGASFVVLSPELVNAMHIPESGIWEVYLPVMLLSVLLMLFPVIYAEKNKQHGQMLIVSGLAIAVGALIMGLESGNFWPVGIGAVIFFAGYNIASAILPSMMSRSTLPEQRGASSGVYSMMQFLGIFVGGVLGGWGLGLAGDQGVFYILTAVGIILAIQSWNGKRMALLLAPDSHS
- a CDS encoding undecaprenyl-diphosphate phosphatase, which encodes MIHHIYLLLLAMLQGVTELFPISSLGHIILVPALLHWPINRDADWFLPFVVVLHLATAAALLLFFWKDWAALIGGFVRARGKPSNPQSRLLWILFVASIPAGLLGLLLAHKIRYLFGGFTFAAVALMANGIMLIWGDRLRSRHPSHSLDNLSWMRAIIIGFAQSMALIPGFSRSGATLVAGIGVGLDYENSARFSFLLATPIIAAAGALEVPKLFHAHMHSGLLGTIFLAGALAGLCAWGSVWFLMHYFHKHEVTALRPFGIYCIGFGALALLIGG
- the greA gene encoding transcription elongation factor GreA, translated to MSDKVPMTVIGAQRLREELQRLKSVERPAVIEAIAEARAKGDLSENAEYDAAKEQQAFIEGRIREVEDFLSRAQVIDPKTLNTGGKIVFAATVELEDAEGKEVTYQIVGDAEADIKENKISISSPIARALIGKHEGDLVEVRAPAGAREYTILAVRYE
- the carB gene encoding carbamoyl-phosphate synthase large subunit, giving the protein MPKHQDIHSVLLIGAGPIVIGQACEFDYSGVQACKALREEGCRVILVNSNPATIMTDAQTADATYIEPVEWQTVARIIEMERPDAILPTMGGQTALNCALDLHREGILEKFGVRLIGASVEAIREAEDRGLFKKAMQEIGLEVARSAFGHDMDGARQIAEDIGFPVIIRPSFTLGGTGGGIAYNREEFEDIASRGLEASPTHEILIEESIIGWKEFEMEVVRDQADNCIIVCSIENMDPMGIHTGDSITVAPAQTLTDREYQRMRDASIAVLRRIGVDTGGSNVQFAVNPVDGRLIIIEMNPRVSRSSALASKATGFPIAKIAAKLALGYTLDELRNDITQATPASFEPTIDYVVTKIPRFAFEKFPEADAHLTTQMKSVGEVMAIGRSFQESLQKALRGLETGVDGLDEKLPGNDPETLQKLEQELRIAGPDRLWYLADAIRRGWDQDKIQQITHIDPWFLEQIIELVQQEEKLRGMPLASLDAPHLRALKAMGFSDRRLARLLGCRESQMREQRHKLGIRPVYKRVDTCAAEFHSPTPYLYSTYEMECEAEPGSKPKIMILGGGPNRIGQGIEFDYCCVHASMALHADGFETIMVNCNPETVSTDYDTSDRLYFEPLTLEDVLEIVAVEKPQGVIVQFGGQTPLKLANDLEAAGVPIIGTTPDSIDLAEDRERFQQLLQRLGLRQPENAIARSAPEALSKARELGYPLVVRPSYVLGGRAMRIVYAEADLQRYMEEAVRISNDQPILLDRFLNDALEVDIDAVADQDGQVIVAGIMEHIEQAGVHSGDSACCLPPYSLPENIQIELRRQTVELALALGVVGLMNCQFAVQEDRIYVLEVNPRASRTVPFVSKATGWQLAKIASRCMTGQSLKTQGIPEIPNPPHFSVKEAVFPFIKFPGVDILLGPEMKSTGEVMGIGASFGEAFLKAQMGAGEHFPSSGTVFISVRDADKVKLTPAARTLAHLGFQLIATKGTAEHLRQQGLEVSTVNKVTEGRPHIVDAIKNGKVQIIINTVDERQSVRDSFSIRRAALQMGLTYYTTLAGAIAGAEAIRALMREERSVLRLQDLQQN